One genomic region from Clostridium saccharobutylicum DSM 13864 encodes:
- a CDS encoding methyl-accepting chemotaxis protein: MKLKKIKNGETSKKNIKKLFEFKSIASELIVTIGIIAVLLTGGIILSVSLILSRAYDKQINTNNEMISGLISKNLSSFVNTAYSVTKDLSVNSEILSMDTSTQNKVLKEYQSRNPYFDLIYVQNDSGMQTGRSAGELADRSGRWWYKQLQQTQKPFVSKSFYSATSNKPIASVFMPLYNDNKVIGSIGADLKLDYLQQLVEQYSSKEDGRYSFIIDSEGVVIAHPNSELISEINNYKTLTKTMQVKDANGKIMKDNNGNNVTKEEPIKICDGYKQIVQSVMNGQSGSIKFKDNNESYYASYTPISLNEQSQSWSIVTVQNESNAKVVMKSIINTTLIAGLIILIIAALAMSFLAKKITKPIIIISDLLTKASTGDFTVKFVTDAKNEIGILSSSFNEMIRKISNLLKGTKELTENIKNSAVILTEKSEETTRSANEINTAISEIAIGASNQASDAEKSANLGVNMNEKFVQLTDKTNLMIKDAEISSRVTSEGVNKIEELKDKTKITLEIIEKTENSIVGLNNKSKDIEGILEALEEIAGQTKLLALNASIEAARAGENGKSFGVVAEEIQKLSEESESSTNDIAKIIYDIKNEIVSSANMMKNVKLVSEEQFISVNDVNQSFNKISETTHNITNIINNIGSFVEEMDADNNNVVSSINNIAAISEETAACSEEVTASIEEQTENINEVSIQVRELKEKASILEEEIQKFIIE; the protein is encoded by the coding sequence ATGAAACTAAAGAAAATAAAAAATGGGGAAACATCTAAGAAAAATATTAAGAAATTATTTGAATTTAAAAGTATAGCAAGTGAATTAATAGTTACAATTGGAATAATTGCTGTGCTTTTAACAGGAGGAATAATCCTATCTGTAAGCTTAATTTTATCTAGAGCTTATGATAAGCAAATTAATACTAATAATGAAATGATATCAGGTCTTATTTCTAAAAACTTATCATCTTTTGTAAATACAGCATATAGCGTTACTAAAGATTTATCAGTTAACTCAGAAATACTTTCAATGGATACATCTACTCAAAATAAAGTACTAAAAGAATATCAATCAAGAAATCCTTATTTTGATTTAATTTACGTACAAAATGATTCTGGTATGCAGACTGGAAGATCAGCTGGTGAATTGGCAGATCGTTCTGGTAGATGGTGGTACAAGCAATTACAACAAACACAAAAACCATTTGTATCTAAATCTTTCTATTCAGCTACATCTAATAAACCAATAGCTTCAGTATTTATGCCACTTTATAATGATAATAAAGTAATAGGTTCTATTGGAGCTGACTTAAAGTTAGATTATCTGCAACAATTGGTTGAACAGTATTCTAGTAAAGAAGATGGAAGATATTCATTTATTATAGATAGTGAAGGAGTAGTTATTGCTCATCCAAATAGTGAATTGATTTCGGAAATTAATAATTATAAAACTTTAACTAAAACTATGCAGGTCAAAGATGCTAATGGGAAAATTATGAAAGATAATAATGGCAATAATGTTACAAAAGAAGAGCCTATAAAGATTTGTGATGGATATAAACAAATAGTACAATCTGTTATGAATGGTCAATCAGGCAGTATTAAATTTAAGGATAATAATGAAAGCTATTATGCTTCATATACACCAATATCACTTAATGAACAATCTCAGAGCTGGTCAATTGTAACCGTTCAAAATGAATCTAATGCTAAAGTTGTGATGAAAAGTATAATAAATACAACTTTGATTGCTGGATTGATAATATTAATTATTGCAGCGCTAGCTATGAGTTTTTTAGCGAAAAAAATAACAAAACCTATAATTATTATATCGGATTTACTGACTAAAGCATCAACAGGAGATTTTACAGTTAAATTTGTAACTGATGCTAAAAATGAAATTGGAATTCTATCTTCAAGCTTTAATGAAATGATAAGGAAAATTTCTAATTTATTAAAGGGAACTAAAGAATTAACGGAAAATATAAAGAATAGTGCTGTAATATTAACAGAAAAATCTGAAGAGACCACAAGATCAGCTAATGAAATTAATACTGCAATAAGCGAGATAGCAATTGGAGCATCAAACCAAGCCTCTGATGCAGAAAAGAGTGCTAATTTAGGCGTGAATATGAATGAGAAATTTGTGCAACTAACAGATAAAACTAATTTAATGATTAAAGATGCAGAGATTTCGTCAAGAGTAACTAGTGAAGGTGTTAATAAGATAGAGGAATTAAAGGATAAGACAAAAATTACTTTAGAAATTATAGAAAAAACTGAAAATAGTATAGTTGGTCTAAATAATAAATCAAAGGATATTGAAGGAATTTTAGAAGCTTTAGAAGAAATAGCAGGACAAACTAAGCTATTAGCTTTAAATGCATCAATAGAAGCAGCTAGAGCAGGAGAAAATGGAAAGAGTTTTGGAGTAGTTGCAGAGGAAATTCAAAAGTTATCAGAGGAATCGGAATCTTCAACTAATGATATAGCAAAGATAATTTATGATATTAAAAATGAAATAGTTTCAAGTGCAAATATGATGAAAAATGTAAAACTTGTTTCAGAGGAACAATTTATTTCTGTTAATGATGTTAATCAATCATTTAATAAAATTTCTGAAACTACACACAATATAACTAATATAATTAATAATATAGGAAGTTTCGTTGAAGAAATGGATGCTGATAATAATAATGTTGTTTCATCAATAAACAATATTGCAGCTATCTCAGAAGAGACCGCTGCTTGCTCAGAGGAAGTTACAGCTTCAATTGAAGAACAAACAGAGAACATAAATGAAGTATCTATACAAGTAAGGGAGTTAAAAGAAAAGGCTAGTATTTTGGAAGAAGAGATACAAAAATTTATAATTGAGTAA
- a CDS encoding Cof-type HAD-IIB family hydrolase, with the protein MKNFKMVCLDIDGTLLNSSHKITQNVKKEINIIANEKQIPVILVSARMPKGIIFLQRELEIEQPIICYSGALILDKNGQILSNEIISSLSLEEIYEVTKKFNVHMSLYKDDEWYIEEMDEWAKQESEITNIIPTVIDFKNLIYKWKKEGTGPNKILCMSNPDKIINLKESIKNNDLNIYPSKPTYLEIMPSKASKTSAINVLQKKFKVEQSEIIAMGDNYNDVDMIEYAGVGVAMGNAPDEVKKHSNYITSTNDQDGVAKAIIKLILE; encoded by the coding sequence ATGAAAAATTTTAAAATGGTATGTTTAGATATTGACGGGACACTATTAAATTCTAGTCACAAAATCACACAAAACGTAAAGAAAGAAATTAATATAATTGCAAATGAAAAACAAATACCAGTAATTTTAGTTTCTGCAAGAATGCCTAAGGGTATAATATTTTTGCAAAGAGAGCTTGAAATAGAACAACCAATTATTTGTTATAGTGGAGCATTGATATTGGATAAAAACGGTCAAATTTTATCTAACGAGATTATATCGTCTTTAAGTTTAGAAGAAATATATGAAGTGACTAAAAAGTTTAATGTTCATATGAGTTTATATAAAGATGATGAATGGTATATAGAAGAGATGGATGAATGGGCTAAACAAGAAAGTGAAATAACAAATATAATTCCAACTGTCATTGATTTTAAAAATTTAATTTACAAATGGAAAAAAGAAGGTACAGGTCCAAACAAGATTTTATGTATGTCAAATCCAGATAAAATAATCAACTTAAAAGAAAGCATAAAAAATAACGATTTGAATATATATCCTTCAAAACCAACATATCTAGAAATTATGCCAAGTAAAGCTTCAAAGACATCTGCAATTAATGTTCTTCAAAAGAAATTTAAAGTTGAACAGTCTGAAATAATAGCTATGGGTGATAATTATAATGATGTTGATATGATAGAATATGCAGGAGTTGGAGTCGCAATGGGAAATGCGCCAGATGAAGTGAAGAAGCATTCAAATTATATAACATCAACAAATGATCAAGATGGAGTTGCAAAAGCCATAATTAAACTTATTTTAGAATAG
- a CDS encoding MBL fold metallo-hydrolase has product MYKRVKRTLMIIPMMLFLCFSFLGIESYAVDNVDKSGSSSTTNVSDTTTTKTEDTPVYEINTGNTNTNSTSTQENSTSSKSESNSTKNTNSEAQVKKDPVNSNTQTTQNDSTKQTTDNVEKETLPAWKNMNGKLYYVTKDGIVKKTGWFKEKDVNSDSKNDNEYYLGDDFAAIIGWKEIDGSWYYFDESGIKQTGWKLINYNWYLLDKDGIMETGWIKNDGNTYYLNSEGRMSLGKKYLDDKWYFFGNDGILQKGMYIYNGKKYYSDNDGVMVANKWLETKKYKYYIKADSAVATGDAIIDGKMEKFDADGVYQGEGEMTNHLYVKYLSVGNADCAFIKLPDGETALIDTGDTSTADDVVNFLNDQDLKEEDGKPVIDYIVITHGHSDHIGGLSTIINKFKVKKVYMPKIAEMKDWYSNLKVTSENASSVELMKHDYEVYTDAINAMKKKDMDFTNTVKGQYIDNNKILKFVQSDKNFGGIGADKETQYYWGINENSAIVYLNYGDFQSLFTADMEWNSEKDFWTNNLLEGKYVDVLKVPHHGHDTSSTSDFIAYVKPTMGVISRGKDSIEKGTAYNNLLNNGVTIYETSDRENGIGIYANQQNWTVQK; this is encoded by the coding sequence ATGTACAAGCGTGTAAAAAGAACACTAATGATAATTCCAATGATGTTATTCTTATGTTTTTCATTTCTTGGAATTGAATCTTACGCAGTTGACAATGTGGACAAGAGTGGTTCAAGTTCTACAACTAATGTTAGTGATACTACTACCACAAAAACAGAAGATACTCCAGTATATGAAATAAACACTGGCAATACAAATACAAATAGTACGAGCACTCAAGAAAATAGTACAAGTAGTAAAAGTGAATCAAATTCTACTAAAAATACAAATTCTGAGGCGCAAGTGAAAAAAGATCCAGTAAATAGTAATACTCAAACAACTCAAAATGATTCCACAAAGCAAACTACTGATAATGTAGAAAAAGAAACATTACCAGCATGGAAGAATATGAATGGTAAGCTATATTATGTTACTAAGGATGGAATTGTAAAGAAAACAGGATGGTTCAAGGAAAAAGACGTAAATTCAGATTCTAAAAATGACAATGAGTACTATTTAGGTGATGATTTTGCAGCCATTATTGGATGGAAGGAAATAGATGGATCATGGTATTACTTTGATGAATCAGGAATTAAGCAAACTGGTTGGAAATTAATTAATTACAATTGGTATTTATTAGACAAAGATGGAATAATGGAAACTGGTTGGATTAAGAACGATGGTAATACATATTATTTAAATAGTGAAGGTAGAATGAGTCTAGGTAAGAAGTATCTAGATGATAAATGGTACTTCTTTGGTAACGATGGTATTCTTCAAAAAGGAATGTACATTTACAATGGCAAAAAATATTACTCAGATAATGATGGAGTAATGGTAGCTAATAAATGGTTAGAAACTAAAAAGTACAAATATTATATTAAAGCTGATAGTGCTGTTGCAACAGGAGATGCAATAATAGATGGAAAGATGGAGAAGTTTGACGCTGATGGAGTATATCAGGGTGAAGGAGAAATGACTAACCATCTATATGTAAAATATTTGAGTGTTGGAAACGCTGATTGTGCATTTATCAAACTTCCAGATGGAGAGACTGCACTGATTGATACTGGAGATACATCAACTGCAGATGATGTAGTAAACTTTTTAAATGATCAAGATCTTAAAGAAGAAGATGGAAAACCAGTAATTGATTATATTGTAATCACTCATGGACATTCAGATCATATTGGTGGATTAAGTACTATAATTAATAAGTTTAAAGTTAAAAAAGTCTATATGCCTAAAATTGCAGAGATGAAAGATTGGTATTCTAACTTAAAAGTTACAAGTGAAAATGCTAGTTCAGTTGAACTTATGAAACATGATTATGAAGTTTATACAGATGCTATAAATGCGATGAAAAAGAAAGATATGGACTTTACAAATACAGTAAAAGGTCAATATATAGATAACAATAAGATATTGAAATTTGTACAATCTGATAAAAACTTTGGAGGAATAGGTGCAGACAAAGAGACACAATATTATTGGGGAATTAATGAAAATTCTGCGATTGTATATTTAAATTATGGAGATTTTCAAAGCTTATTTACAGCAGATATGGAATGGAATTCAGAAAAAGATTTCTGGACTAATAACTTATTAGAAGGAAAATATGTTGATGTATTAAAGGTTCCACATCATGGACATGATACATCTTCAACAAGTGATTTCATAGCATATGTAAAGCCAACAATGGGAGTAATAAGCAGGGGTAAAGATAGCATTGAAAAAGGAACTGCATATAATAACTTACTAAATAATGGAGTTACTATATATGAAACAA